The sequence cagattttaccAGCTTTTAAGATAAATTGCttaattttttgggtttttaaaCATATTAACTTTAAGATTTACCAGCTAAAATACAAAAGTTGTAAGGTCAAGTATCAACAACAGATAGATCACCTAACTTTCAAAGGAATTTATTCGTAAATCTTTATGATGCAAGAAAGACATCTTAagaataattttctttataataaaTGACTAATCAAAtagaaacgaagaagaagaaagtttgaatttgacaaaataatatatatacttatactatataaaggaaagaaagaaagagagagaacaaaagaaagaagaaaagctCAAAGAactcaaaagaagaagaaagatgtaTAATCAACAACAGTATCCAGTTGGTGCTCCTCCTCCCCAAGGTAATAGATCTTCTCTCTAGTTCGGTTTGTATCGTCTCTGCTGGTTTAATCTTTGCTCTCtcttgaattcttgctgaaaagGGTATCCTCCTAAGGACGCTTATCCTCCCACTGGTTATCCTCCCGCCGGTTATCCGCCGCCGGGATATGCTCAGGGATACCCTGCTCAAGGTTATCCTCCACCTCAATACTCTCAAGCTCCTCCTCAGCAAAAGCAACAAGTCGGTATGCTCGAAGGATGGTATGTTCTTGATCcctccatctttttttttttttttttattaaaatgatcttttgtttgttttagtaTCCAAATAATAATATGTGTTTGTGCtctgtttatatatatgtaaatcacaGTTTGGCTGCTCTCTGCTGTTGCTGTCTCTTGGATGCTTGTTTCTGATCGCAGTCGACGATTCTATTTACATTATTACATCATGTAAAGACCGTCTTTGTCTTGTTCAAATATCTCTCTTCTGttgttttatcttctttttgtcttgtgaatttttttgttatattcttATGGATTATTGACTCGTCCATGACCATATCTCTCTTTCATATACAAGAATTCGAAACTATTGAGAAGTAGATCAGCAAATGATCAGAAGTGTTAGATGAGGTGTTTGTCATCATCAACATCATATTATTATAACATACAAAAAACAATCCATTCAGACAAAATCTCATAGATGCTAAATAATGAAGAAACAAGAGAGTTTTTGTCTTTTGATCAAATGAATCTTCTCCTCGTGATCATCGAGAAATGGAAGGTTGCTTGAATGGTTGAGGATTGCCTTTTCCATTTGAAGTTGTCCGAGTAAGACTTATTAGCCTGCAGTTACACGGTAGATGAGCCATCAATTCATATGGGTGTTACGTTCAAACTGAAGAATAGACAGAATGAACCATTTTGAATGAATGATGAGTTGGTAAACAATTCACACTATGAAAACCATTCTTATTTCTGATGAAGCAAAATTGAGAAAAGTTCTCAAGCAGTTGTTTGATGGTGGACTAATCTTAAActagagattaaaaaaaaataaaaaaaaatccaaaatctacCAACAAAAGGTTTTTGTATAGCCTGAGAATCATTCAGCATACGCTTAAAACACTTGTTTTATTCTTATTAACATGAGCTCTGTTGGAGAGAAGTCAGAACTGCTAACTCCATCTTAGCTGCATCAAAAGCTATAGAGATTACAATAACCCATCGAGAGCCAATAACTGATACAAGAAAGTGTGATACCTTTAAGTTGGAGACGAAGTTGATCTTCCATTTCCCAAGTTTGCCAGATCCTTGCTGTGTAGCTGTTCTAGCTGCTGATTATGTAATCTTCAAACTGGTTTGAAGGAGATGAATAAGAAAGTGAATTCAGATTGTGTTGTATTCTTCTATTACTACTAGATtgtagattttgagaaaatttacaAGCAATTCAAATCTTTTTTTGCTTACTACTCTCTTCCCAAACTTTGAGAATGTCATAAACTGAAAGTGAATATTCTTCATCATTCTCAAAGTTTATGACACTTCTAGACCCCCCAACTTCTAATATAATCTCAATTACAACTAATCAGGTTCTTTTAAAATATGCAATGAACtcataaaactgaaaaatcCAAACTTGGAGGAAGGTGTAATCTCATTGCATAAAACAATCAAATCTAATgtacagaagaagaagaagaaagacacATCACAAGCCAATCAATAacttggagagagagagagagagagagagagagagagagagagagagagagagagagagagagagagagagagagagagagagagagagagagagagagagagagagttgtgtTTAAGGTAGCAGACTTGGAGTGCTTAACAAGCCAATCAATGACTTGATCAATGTTGGTAGAGTTCTTGCAAGATATCATGAAGCAGCATACTTCTCTATTGAGCCCCCTGTTGCAAAGAAAAACATCTTCACACAATCCaagtcttttttttgtttgtgtgtttcatTCAGGTTTAAAAAGAGATTTAACATTTCCTCGGTTAAGTCATCTTTGGAGAGAGCTCCAGGCTTATCGATTTTGTTACCAAGGACAAGAAGAGGGATGCCGTTAAGCGAGGTCTTGCTCAACAGATCATGGAGCTCGCTTTTGGAGACACAAAGGTTGTATGTGGAAGCGAGGTTGACCACCGAGATCCCAGAGTTTGATAGTGACACTTTCTTTTGTCACTTTCCTCATGTTGAACCCAACCGTAGGAATCATGTCTTCACTGTATCCACCGGTCTGAACAACAAAGAGGAAAGAGAAGAGTAtcaatcaaataaaaagatttgaTTGGGCAGAGAGAAGTTCGGAAGAAAGAAGATTTGAATTGGAAGCGCTGCACTTATACGCTCCATTTCAGCCGGTAATGGAGAGTAGTTTAGATGGGTTTACATATGGGCTTTTAGGCCCACTTTAATGGGTTATTATACAATGATAAAGTCTATCTCTGCAGTGTCCCCCTCCATTCTGGTATTTTAAGGTAATTTCTAGATAATGCATTCTCGTTTGGTTATGggacttttctttttttaaacataTGTAGTAATTATTACAACTATTTAAAGCTTACCAtcaagtaattttttttggttaaaaatttTCTAGATTTAAAttgcatatattttatttatactgtATTGTTGTGAGACAAATGTGATCCATCAGTCACTCATGCAAACATTCAGCAAATAGTCTAATAAAGACACTTGATAGGATTACAATATCAAGGTGATGTTTTCCAAATTTAGTAAAATGGTCAAAACACTTTCGTGTGAAGAGCATGTCGAATATTGTATATAACTTCGTACGCTTTAGTAAAGTATGTATATAtttgatctctttttttttttttttttcttagtgaAAAACGTAAAAccaacaaaagaagaagagcGAGTCAAATATAGAAAGCAGGGAAAAACGGCTTAAGATACGTTACTCTAATCACTCTCCTTCcttcacccaaaaaaaaaaaaaaaagaacaatgtGGCCACAAGCTATCCTTACCTTAGTAAGTAAGTCAAACACACCCAGAAGAAAGGCAATACAATAACCAAATATTTATAACAAATGTAGTCTCATAAATCTCTTTTAATCCCCCAAAAGGATATGTGAAAATAAACTAGTGACATGATTTTCGATCATCATGACAAAACCAAGAATACTCGGAGTTCTGTTTCAGCTCCTCTTAACGGCCGTGATTTCTCCGGTTTTGTCGGTTCACAGTTTACCGGACGGTGGAGATCATGACCGGTTTAAGAGACGCGACCCTCTTAACAGCTTTAGGTATTACAACGGAAGTTTCAACGTTCAAGACAAACATTATTGGGCAGTGAGTCTCTCTTCTTCGTCATCTCATGTTTTTTGTAGTAAATCTTTTTATTAACGTAGAGTTAAAAGTAATATTTTAATGGCATGTCAGGCTACGTTTTTTACCGGAATCCACGGTTACGCCTTCGCCGGAGCGTTTCTTATTGCCGGCGTATGCTTGGGTCTTTACGCAGCTTTCTTCAACAAAAGAAGACGTGTTTCTTCCACGCAACGTCGATATCTTGACCGTTACTATCTTCCTCTCTtcttacttcttcttctcttcatgTCACTCTCAGTGTAAGCTTTATATATAAACACTTTCTTCTACTCTATCCATAATGTCGCTCACTCACTTAGTACCGGAGATCATTAGCTCAACTGAAAAAGACTCCGGTCATTGCGTCGAAATTTTTTTCAGTTCGAGTGACCGCTGGAACGAAACTGATATTATATGATGTGGTTTCGGGCCTAGTCATGAACCTCctgatattaaaataaataaaaataaaaataaaaaataatatcacTCACTTggatttgataaaatttaaacAGGGCAGCGACAGGGATAGTGATAGCAGCCAACCAAAGCTCGAAGTCCAGAACAGAGGAGATGAAAGAAACCATAGACAAAACAGGAGAAGATGTAGACAGAAACATACGTACCGTGATAACGTCGCTGACGAGGATACAGTACCTGTTGCTTCCCTACGATCAGACAACGACTCATCTACTCAATGTCACTAGCCATCGACTCAAAAAAGGATCTCAGCTTATTCAAAGCTTTGTTCACCATAACGGTCCTACCATTGATCTCGCCATCCAAATCTCGTAATATATAGTCTCTCCTCTCCTCAGttcttatgttttgttttttgatctTCTCTCTGTATCAAAAGTCCAACATTATTCTGGTCTGTATGTTTTT comes from Brassica rapa cultivar Chiifu-401-42 chromosome A02, CAAS_Brap_v3.01, whole genome shotgun sequence and encodes:
- the LOC103855320 gene encoding cysteine-rich and transmembrane domain-containing protein WIH1 produces the protein MYNQQQYPVGAPPPQGYPPKDAYPPTGYPPAGYPPPGYAQGYPAQGYPPPQYSQAPPQQKQQVGMLEGCLAALCCCCLLDACF